The following are from one region of the Stanieria cyanosphaera PCC 7437 genome:
- a CDS encoding ShlB/FhaC/HecB family hemolysin secretion/activation protein translates to MTVSGSSLATVFTIASTTKAQSPPEKIPPNTPNIIEQTIPKRSPRLTPPSPDSSPTPNFQIPNASQPSQCVSSTTGDLAPSEQRSDRSRILVKKIEVLGNTVLQSQIEREVQKLENRRVTFEDLICLRSKITQLYLNQGYVTSGAFLLNNSYLNSGIIQIQVIEGKLEKIEIKGLKRLRQDYIRNRLQLATKTPLNRYQLENGLKLLLLDPLIERLSAELTAGKTPGRNILILDLQESPTFQAGIGGDNYRPSSVGSAQFSIFASQNNLLGFGDRLSGEYGITEGLDIYNFNYSIPLNSHNGTLSFGYDNSDSRIIEDRFRDLNIKSRTRSFSLSFRQPFYKTPNTEFAIALGLDLRRSKSFLLGEPFSFSEGAEDGKSNVTAIRFSQDWLDRKTNSVLAARSQFSFGIDAFDATVNNTGTDGQFFAWLGQFQWVRQLSSGTLLVTRINGQLTPDSLLSIEKFSLGGINTVRGYPENQLVTDNGVSGSVELRFPLTSNSSIQLIPFVEAGTGWNNREPNPNHSTLASFGLGINWSITNNFRLQIDYGIPLIAVERSQKSLQEDGLHFSLNYQPF, encoded by the coding sequence ATGACAGTTTCAGGTTCTAGTCTTGCTACTGTATTTACTATAGCTTCCACTACCAAAGCACAGTCCCCTCCAGAAAAAATTCCCCCCAATACTCCCAACATTATCGAACAAACTATCCCCAAGCGATCTCCCCGTCTGACTCCTCCCTCTCCTGATTCTTCACCAACCCCAAATTTTCAAATTCCCAATGCATCACAACCTTCTCAATGTGTTTCCTCAACAACAGGCGATCTCGCTCCCAGCGAGCAGCGAAGCGATCGCTCTCGCATCTTGGTTAAAAAAATTGAAGTCTTGGGTAATACCGTCTTACAATCTCAGATCGAGCGAGAAGTTCAAAAATTAGAAAATCGACGAGTAACCTTTGAAGATTTAATTTGTCTTCGCTCTAAAATTACTCAACTGTATCTTAATCAAGGTTATGTCACTTCGGGAGCATTTTTACTCAACAATTCTTATCTCAATAGTGGCATTATCCAGATACAAGTAATAGAAGGAAAACTAGAAAAAATCGAAATCAAGGGATTAAAACGTTTACGGCAAGACTATATCAGAAATCGCCTTCAACTTGCTACTAAAACTCCCCTCAATCGCTATCAATTAGAAAATGGATTAAAATTACTGCTTTTAGACCCTTTAATCGAACGCCTGAGCGCAGAATTAACCGCAGGTAAGACACCAGGACGAAATATTTTAATCCTCGATCTACAAGAATCTCCTACTTTTCAAGCTGGAATAGGTGGAGATAATTACCGTCCTAGCAGCGTTGGTTCGGCACAATTTAGCATATTTGCATCTCAAAATAACTTACTTGGTTTTGGCGATCGCTTGAGTGGGGAATACGGTATTACCGAAGGACTCGACATTTACAACTTTAATTATTCCATTCCCCTCAATTCCCATAATGGTACTCTCAGTTTCGGCTACGATAATAGCGATAGTCGGATTATTGAAGATCGATTTCGAGATTTAAACATCAAAAGTAGAACCAGGAGTTTTTCCCTCAGTTTCCGTCAACCTTTTTACAAAACTCCCAACACTGAATTTGCGATCGCTCTCGGATTAGATTTACGTCGTAGTAAGAGCTTTTTACTCGGCGAACCTTTTTCTTTTTCTGAAGGAGCAGAAGATGGTAAATCCAACGTAACCGCAATACGCTTTTCCCAAGATTGGCTAGATCGCAAGACTAATAGCGTGTTAGCTGCACGTTCTCAATTTAGTTTTGGCATCGATGCCTTTGATGCTACGGTCAATAATACTGGTACTGACGGTCAATTTTTTGCATGGTTGGGACAATTTCAATGGGTACGGCAATTATCGTCAGGTACTTTACTAGTTACTAGAATTAACGGTCAATTGACTCCAGATTCTTTACTTTCTATTGAAAAATTTAGTCTTGGTGGGATTAATACGGTTAGAGGCTACCCAGAAAATCAATTAGTCACGGATAATGGTGTTTCTGGTTCTGTCGAACTTCGCTTTCCTTTAACATCAAATTCTTCAATTCAGCTAATACCTTTTGTGGAGGCTGGTACTGGTTGGAATAATCGCGAACCAAACCCCAATCATTCTACTCTAGCTAGTTTTGGGCTTGGCATCAACTGGTCGATTACTAATAATTTTAGATTACAGATTGATTACGGAATTCCCTTAATAGCTGTCGAGCGTAGTCAAAAATCGTTACAGGAAGATGGCTTACATTTTTCTTTAAACTATCAGCCATTTTAA
- a CDS encoding DUF3124 domain-containing protein codes for MSKWKVVIIVLISVLFLAACNAQKNISSNPNNSSSETNTLTRIQENEEGVSVTSNTIKISQGQIIYVPVYSHAYHGNGQKYFLAITLSIQNTSLNHPIIIRSVRYYNSGGKLVKEYTQGNLQLAPLASTDFFIPEQDETGGSGANFIVEWIADQQVTEPVIEALMIATRSQQGISFVTSGRVIQELQPEQ; via the coding sequence ATGAGCAAGTGGAAAGTTGTCATTATTGTTTTAATAAGCGTACTATTCTTGGCTGCCTGTAACGCTCAAAAAAATATTTCATCTAATCCTAATAATTCATCTTCTGAGACTAATACTTTAACGCGCATTCAAGAAAATGAAGAAGGTGTATCCGTTACTTCTAATACAATTAAAATTAGTCAGGGACAAATTATTTATGTACCTGTTTACTCTCATGCTTACCATGGAAATGGACAAAAATATTTTTTAGCCATAACCTTGAGTATTCAGAATACTAGCTTGAATCATCCGATTATCATTCGCTCTGTTCGCTATTACAATTCGGGAGGAAAACTTGTCAAAGAATATACCCAAGGTAATCTTCAACTTGCCCCATTAGCAAGCACAGATTTTTTTATTCCCGAGCAAGATGAAACTGGAGGTTCAGGAGCAAATTTTATTGTAGAATGGATTGCAGATCAGCAAGTTACAGAACCTGTCATCGAAGCATTAATGATTGCTACGCGATCGCAACAAGGCATCTCATTTGTTACTTCTGGTCGTGTTATTCAAGAACTACAACCTGAACAATAG
- a CDS encoding DNA-formamidopyrimidine glycosylase: MPELPEVETVRQGLHQLTVKQTIEGGEVLLSRTLAYPLSEAEFLQGIVDQKIASWERRGKYLLAQLQSASAQPAGWLGVHLRMTGQLLWVKQSELLQKHTRIRLFFANHQELRFVDTRTFGKVWYVPPGLQPAEIITGLQKLGPEPFAEEFSLAYFSQKLRKSRRNIKTLLLDQELVAGIGNIYADEALFKSRIRPTAIATELTDTEIKKLYVAIIEVLQAAIAKGGTTFSDFLNLLGVSGNYGDAAWVYGRGGYSCRICGNKIEKIKLNGRSAHFCPYCQINS, translated from the coding sequence TTGCCAGAACTACCAGAAGTAGAAACGGTACGTCAAGGTCTTCATCAGTTGACCGTCAAACAAACAATTGAGGGTGGGGAGGTTTTATTATCAAGAACTCTTGCCTACCCTCTTTCTGAAGCAGAATTTTTACAAGGAATAGTTGATCAAAAAATTGCCAGTTGGGAAAGACGAGGTAAATACTTATTAGCTCAACTTCAATCTGCTTCTGCACAACCAGCAGGTTGGTTAGGAGTGCATCTTCGTATGACTGGTCAATTGTTGTGGGTGAAACAATCAGAACTCTTACAGAAACACACTCGTATTCGACTGTTTTTTGCTAACCATCAAGAATTAAGGTTTGTTGATACGCGCACTTTTGGAAAAGTTTGGTATGTACCACCTGGTTTACAACCAGCAGAAATTATCACAGGTTTACAAAAATTAGGACCAGAACCTTTTGCAGAAGAGTTTTCATTAGCTTATTTTAGTCAAAAATTACGTAAGAGTCGTCGTAATATTAAAACTTTGCTGTTAGACCAAGAATTAGTAGCAGGAATTGGTAATATTTATGCAGATGAAGCTTTGTTTAAAAGTAGGATTCGACCAACTGCGATCGCAACTGAATTGACCGACACAGAAATTAAAAAGCTTTATGTTGCAATTATCGAAGTTTTACAAGCAGCAATAGCTAAAGGTGGAACTACTTTTAGTGATTTTTTAAATTTGTTGGGAGTTAGTGGTAATTATGGTGATGCTGCCTGGGTTTATGGAAGAGGTGGTTATTCCTGCCGTATTTGTGGCAACAAGATTGAAAAAATTAAATTAAATGGTCGTTCTGCTCATTTTTGTCCTTATTGTCAAATTAATTCCTAA
- a CDS encoding two-partner secretion domain-containing protein — translation MKRISGRIAFSWLGRIAVSGILIFNSDRVLSQIVPDNTLGNESSVVNTRDATSDKIDGGAIRGQNLFHSFQEFNVDAGRGVYFANPDAVTNIFSRVTGNNVSNILGTLGVDGAANLFLINPNGIIFGEGASLDVQGSFAATTADGIEFGEQGNFSADNPESPGLLTINPSAYLFNQIAPGAISNNSIANNNIGLQIQPGNNISLIGGNVSFNGGNITAPAGNVQLGGLAALGKVSINNNGSLTFPEGVARGDVFLTQEAFVDVSGTEGGNITVNASNLKISGSSELQTGTFFETGLPGGQSGDIILNATGAVEIDASTLDAGVEIGNAGDIEINATNFSLTNGGEITNSTFGKGNAGNITIDVSNNVRLSNADIFSNVNAGAEGKGGQITIDTGNLYLNTSAQIQTIVRQADRENNLAGGVGDAGNIVVNARGNVAIDGVSNDDNQFPSGLRSTVGNGAEGNGGNIEINATNFFLTNGGEITNSTFGKGNAGNITIDATENVFLDTGGIFSNVGSKNVSQAEGDAGDITIAAKFISLTNGAQIQSGVFESNQGNGSNVTLNGGDNVTISSSDRGTSGIFTDIEKDVVGNGGNIEITSQGSIFLNDASLNSKNAGTGFAGDINLNAKNKLTITNDSVILSDGFFGRIFLNSSNDSINIKDSFIFNDSENYIQDPERFGKIQITSTQGSIGIDNSSITTENTGTGYSGDIKLNAPNEISIKNSRISAEGNFGRIFIGDSITPSQVKLEGTRTGTEDNPEFSNRLSTTNSNADDLAGSITINARNNINVIGSEIESRTETTKTTDINDQDGFNFSKITFKVAEDNLIGTITINQSQISTTNSDIGFSGDVRLNAREKIEILDTSIFSRGKLGRILIGKSDISGETLSPQEIVFNNSLLTVSNASVTTTPKTEINAGEISIDAVNNISFVNDSQINTFTERRGNAGNLTVQSQNGVVSFDNSYVFSNVNAGGIGDAGDVNITADSIFLTNGAQLQSGVKQTFDDFIQSGILGTGGDITLYAKKNIDLSGNSPNNKPSGIFTDVESIGIAGNINITTDSLFLTDKAILTSRSLGLGYAGNITVNANSINLDNNSKIEALNIPSTDISTSLSGGNINLQISNNLILRNSDISTQASSNANGGNINITADAVIAFDDSDIFSFAEGGRGGNIILDTPAYFGSSFNSNSSKIKPNSANNFFNNNDRADLNATGAVSGVVTIPDVSFIENSLADLPDNSLNTENLIANSCVVPSRKQEGKFIITGTGGLPATPEDAGNSNFPTGEVRGIETNDRSWQPGDPIVEPTGLYQLENGETILSRECSP, via the coding sequence ATGAAAAGAATTTCTGGCAGGATAGCTTTTAGTTGGTTAGGTAGGATTGCAGTTAGTGGCATCTTAATCTTCAACAGCGATCGCGTTCTCTCCCAGATCGTTCCAGATAATACTTTGGGTAATGAAAGTTCGGTAGTTAATACTAGAGATGCCACGAGTGACAAAATAGATGGTGGTGCAATTCGAGGACAAAATCTCTTTCACTCTTTTCAAGAATTTAATGTCGATGCAGGTAGAGGAGTATATTTTGCTAATCCAGATGCTGTAACTAATATCTTCTCTCGCGTTACGGGTAATAATGTTTCTAATATTTTGGGAACTTTGGGTGTAGATGGTGCTGCTAATTTGTTTTTAATCAATCCCAATGGAATTATCTTTGGGGAAGGTGCTTCTTTAGATGTACAGGGTTCGTTTGCTGCTACTACTGCCGATGGTATAGAGTTTGGGGAACAGGGTAATTTTAGTGCAGATAACCCAGAATCTCCTGGATTATTAACTATTAATCCTTCTGCTTATTTATTCAATCAAATTGCTCCTGGTGCGATCTCAAATAATTCTATAGCAAATAATAATATTGGTTTACAAATACAACCTGGAAATAATATTTCTTTGATTGGTGGTAATGTCAGTTTCAATGGAGGAAATATAACAGCACCAGCAGGAAATGTCCAATTAGGAGGATTAGCAGCCCTAGGAAAAGTTAGTATTAATAATAATGGTAGTTTGACTTTTCCCGAAGGTGTAGCTAGAGGAGATGTATTTCTCACTCAAGAAGCTTTTGTTGATGTTAGTGGTACAGAGGGCGGTAACATTACCGTTAATGCTAGCAATTTAAAAATATCTGGTAGTAGCGAACTACAGACAGGAACATTTTTTGAGACTGGTTTACCTGGAGGGCAATCGGGAGATATTATTCTTAATGCTACAGGTGCAGTTGAAATAGATGCCAGTACTCTTGATGCTGGAGTAGAAATAGGAAACGCAGGAGATATTGAAATTAATGCCACAAATTTTTCCTTAACTAACGGTGGAGAAATAACCAACAGCACTTTTGGTAAGGGTAATGCAGGAAATATAACTATTGATGTTAGTAATAATGTTCGATTGTCCAATGCTGATATCTTCAGTAATGTAAATGCTGGAGCAGAAGGCAAGGGTGGTCAAATTACAATTGATACTGGTAATCTCTACCTAAATACAAGTGCGCAAATACAAACGATTGTTCGTCAAGCAGATCGAGAAAATAATCTTGCTGGAGGAGTTGGGGATGCAGGAAATATAGTTGTCAATGCTCGTGGTAATGTAGCGATCGATGGTGTATCTAATGATGATAATCAATTTCCAAGTGGACTTAGAAGTACTGTAGGAAATGGTGCTGAAGGAAATGGAGGAAATATTGAAATTAATGCCACAAATTTTTTCTTAACTAACGGTGGAGAAATAACCAATAGCACTTTTGGTAAGGGTAATGCAGGAAATATAACTATTGATGCTACTGAAAACGTTTTTTTAGATACAGGTGGCATTTTTAGTAATGTTGGAAGTAAAAATGTAAGTCAAGCAGAAGGAGATGCGGGTGACATTACCATTGCTGCTAAGTTTATATCTTTGACTAATGGAGCGCAAATTCAATCAGGTGTATTTGAAAGTAACCAAGGCAATGGTAGTAATGTGACACTTAATGGTGGAGATAATGTAACTATCTCTAGTAGCGATCGCGGAACGAGTGGTATTTTTACGGATATCGAAAAAGATGTTGTTGGTAATGGTGGCAATATTGAAATTACTTCTCAAGGTTCGATTTTTCTAAATGATGCTTCGCTTAATAGTAAAAATGCTGGAACTGGATTTGCAGGAGATATTAATTTAAATGCCAAAAATAAATTAACAATTACCAACGATAGCGTAATTTTAAGTGATGGTTTTTTTGGACGTATTTTTCTCAACTCTTCAAATGATTCTATCAATATTAAAGATAGTTTCATTTTTAATGACAGCGAAAATTATATTCAAGATCCCGAACGCTTTGGTAAAATTCAAATTACATCTACACAAGGTTCAATTGGTATCGATAACTCTTCTATAACTACCGAAAATACTGGCACTGGATATTCAGGAGATATTAAGTTAAATGCTCCCAATGAAATCTCTATTAAAAATAGTAGAATCTCAGCAGAAGGTAATTTCGGTCGTATTTTTATCGGTGACTCAATAACACCATCTCAAGTCAAACTTGAAGGAACAAGAACGGGAACAGAAGATAATCCTGAATTTTCTAATCGACTCAGTACTACTAATTCTAATGCAGATGATTTAGCAGGTAGCATTACAATTAATGCTCGCAATAATATTAACGTTATTGGCAGTGAAATAGAAAGTAGAACAGAAACTACAAAAACTACTGATATTAACGATCAAGATGGATTTAATTTTAGTAAAATTACATTTAAAGTTGCAGAAGATAACCTAATTGGAACAATTACTATTAATCAATCTCAAATAAGTACTACTAATTCTGACATTGGATTTTCGGGAGATGTCAGGCTTAATGCCAGAGAAAAAATAGAAATTTTAGATACCTCAATTTTTAGTCGTGGTAAATTAGGTCGAATCTTAATTGGTAAATCAGATATATCTGGAGAAACCTTATCTCCTCAAGAGATAGTTTTTAATAATTCTCTTTTAACAGTTTCTAATGCCAGTGTTACTACCACTCCCAAAACTGAAATTAATGCTGGAGAAATTTCAATTGATGCTGTTAATAACATCTCTTTTGTAAATGATTCTCAAATAAACACTTTTACCGAACGTCGAGGAAATGCTGGAAATTTAACAGTTCAATCGCAAAATGGTGTTGTATCTTTCGACAATAGTTATGTTTTTAGTAACGTAAACGCTGGAGGTATTGGTGATGCTGGAGATGTAAATATTACGGCAGACTCAATATTTTTAACCAACGGCGCACAGTTACAATCTGGAGTTAAACAAACTTTTGATGATTTTATCCAAAGTGGAATTTTAGGTACTGGTGGTGATATTACACTTTATGCTAAGAAAAATATTGACTTGTCTGGTAATAGCCCAAACAACAAACCTAGTGGTATTTTTACAGATGTAGAAAGTATTGGTATTGCTGGAAATATCAACATTACTACAGATTCATTATTTTTAACTGATAAGGCAATATTAACTAGTCGTTCTTTAGGATTAGGTTATGCAGGAAACATAACTGTAAATGCTAATTCTATAAATTTGGATAATAATTCCAAGATTGAAGCATTAAATATACCTTCAACAGATATTTCAACTTCCCTATCTGGCGGTAACATTAACCTTCAAATTAGCAATAATCTAATCCTCCGCAACAGCGATATTTCCACTCAAGCTAGCAGTAATGCCAACGGTGGGAATATAAATATAACTGCCGATGCAGTTATCGCCTTTGATGACAGCGATATCTTTTCTTTTGCCGAAGGAGGAAGAGGAGGAAATATTATTTTAGATACTCCCGCTTATTTTGGTTCGAGTTTTAATTCAAATTCTTCTAAAATTAAACCTAATTCAGCCAATAACTTCTTTAATAACAACGATCGCGCCGATCTCAATGCTACGGGTGCAGTATCTGGAGTTGTTACTATTCCCGATGTCAGTTTTATTGAAAACAGTCTAGCCGATTTACCAGATAATTCTCTTAATACTGAAAATCTTATTGCCAATAGTTGCGTAGTTCCCAGCAGAAAACAGGAAGGTAAATTTATCATTACGGGAACTGGTGGTTTACCTGCCACTCCAGAAGATGCGGGCAATTCTAACTTTCCTACAGGAGAAGTCCGCGGGATAGAAACCAACGATCGCTCTTGGCAACCAGGCGATCCGATTGTCGAACCTACTGGATTATACCAATTAGAAAATGGTGAAACGATCTTGAGTCGAGAATGTTCTCCATAA
- a CDS encoding helix-turn-helix domain-containing protein yields the protein MDKISIPDVLTLEETSEYLRLPIETVLNQAARGNIPGRKIEDNWRFLKAAIDDWLRSQNSRSILLNQAGAFVDDDSLAQLRESIYRERGRSEIGDYLADV from the coding sequence ATGGACAAAATTAGCATTCCCGATGTTCTTACCTTAGAAGAAACTTCAGAATACTTACGCTTACCAATTGAAACAGTTTTAAATCAGGCAGCTAGGGGTAATATTCCAGGTCGTAAAATTGAAGATAACTGGAGATTTTTAAAAGCAGCAATTGATGACTGGTTACGTTCTCAAAATAGCCGTTCGATTCTCCTTAATCAAGCTGGTGCTTTTGTCGATGATGATTCTCTGGCACAATTGAGAGAAAGTATTTATCGAGAAAGGGGACGCTCGGAAATCGGCGATTATCTAGCTGATGTGTAA
- a CDS encoding transposase family protein, with protein MNSSINSSASLLKHFENLEDPRTDYLIEHKLLDIIGMTICAVICGAETWVEIYS; from the coding sequence ATGAATTCTTCAATCAATTCATCAGCGTCACTACTGAAGCATTTTGAAAACCTAGAAGACCCCAGAACTGATTATTTAATTGAACATAAACTACTCGATATTATAGGTATGACAATTTGTGCCGTAATCTGTGGAGCAGAGACTTGGGTTGAGATCTATAGCTAA
- a CDS encoding type II toxin-antitoxin system VapC family toxin, with protein sequence MYLLDTDTLTHLYHGNSNVARQLAAVEDVDVGITIITKVEILRGRIDRLLKADAGANLLKAQELLFRTEELLNQLLIVPISQAASLEFERLNAVSKYRKIGRADLLIASIILANRATLVTRNKRHFQQIPGLKIENWVD encoded by the coding sequence ATGTATTTGCTAGATACCGATACTCTTACCCATCTCTATCATGGAAATTCCAATGTTGCCAGACAACTAGCAGCAGTAGAAGATGTAGATGTAGGAATTACGATTATTACCAAAGTTGAAATTTTGCGGGGAAGAATAGATCGTTTACTAAAAGCCGATGCTGGAGCAAATTTACTTAAAGCTCAAGAGTTATTATTTCGTACAGAAGAATTATTAAATCAGTTATTAATCGTACCAATTAGTCAAGCAGCATCATTAGAATTTGAGAGATTGAACGCAGTTTCTAAATATCGTAAAATTGGACGAGCAGATTTATTAATTGCCAGCATAATTTTAGCTAATCGAGCTACTTTAGTAACTAGAAATAAACGTCATTTTCAACAAATTCCTGGTTTAAAAATTGAAAATTGGGTCGATTGA
- a CDS encoding ImmA/IrrE family metallo-endopeptidase codes for MIFPTQKEIVINSNISGLKGGFGQSTIAHELGHWVLHINQQVVEKYIDRNDTEIQPFLCRSSQSLKEREWQAQYFASCLLMPKYKLIESARGRDLTN; via the coding sequence ATGATTTTCCCTACTCAAAAAGAAATTGTGATTAATTCAAATATTTCTGGCTTAAAAGGTGGATTTGGACAATCTACAATTGCTCACGAACTTGGACACTGGGTATTACATATCAATCAACAAGTAGTCGAAAAATATATAGATAGAAACGACACAGAAATTCAACCTTTTTTATGCCGTAGTTCTCAATCTTTAAAAGAAAGAGAATGGCAGGCTCAGTATTTTGCTAGTTGCTTATTGATGCCAAAGTATAAGCTAATAGAATCTGCAAGAGGAAGGGATTTAACTAATTGA
- a CDS encoding DUF6391 domain-containing protein, translating to MTNAASAHSGNFWNFDFFSPHPAQDSELLQQLGFIPGLKEFLLIRQVHALEHATVWVLSDLERSFSPQRDLRDLRDNEQIGGLSTEKGFYLYGNIHPLNLKRAVGIALNRLLKGEWDLAVHPRCGTNVSVAMLLTTGMIFTTYLLLPREPIGQLVGLGIATTTAAWIAPEIGMSVQKYLTTSIPFNLKIKEIAQTTDQLGRPAHFVSVKWQNSP from the coding sequence ATGACCAATGCAGCTTCTGCCCACAGTGGCAATTTCTGGAATTTTGATTTTTTTTCTCCTCATCCTGCTCAGGATAGTGAATTATTGCAACAATTGGGTTTTATCCCTGGTTTAAAAGAATTTTTGTTAATTCGTCAAGTACACGCTCTTGAACACGCTACTGTATGGGTTTTAAGTGATTTAGAACGAAGTTTTTCTCCTCAGCGCGATCTCCGCGATTTGAGAGATAATGAACAAATTGGCGGACTATCAACTGAAAAAGGTTTTTATCTTTATGGTAATATTCATCCTTTGAATCTTAAAAGGGCAGTTGGGATTGCTTTGAATCGTCTACTCAAAGGAGAATGGGACTTAGCTGTTCACCCTCGATGTGGTACTAATGTTTCAGTAGCTATGTTGCTCACTACAGGCATGATCTTTACAACTTATCTATTGTTACCACGAGAACCGATTGGACAACTAGTTGGATTAGGAATTGCAACTACTACCGCTGCCTGGATAGCACCTGAAATTGGTATGTCAGTACAAAAGTATTTAACTACGTCAATTCCGTTTAATCTTAAAATTAAGGAAATTGCTCAAACTACTGACCAATTGGGTCGTCCAGCCCATTTTGTTAGTGTAAAATGGCAAAATTCGCCATAA
- a CDS encoding GNAT family N-acetyltransferase codes for MVFWKKLFNNTETTANSTTSSFEGEVLSSSDMDVSQSRIVFSTERDLDLYELEELCDRVGWARRPLRKVKKAIQHSFLVVSMWEIKGKKKRLIGFARATSDCAFNATIWDVVVDPDFQSQGLGKAMMKYTIKKLRSADISNITLFADPQVVNFYRRLGFMVDPEGIKGMFWYPD; via the coding sequence ATGGTTTTTTGGAAAAAATTGTTTAACAACACTGAAACCACTGCTAATTCAACAACTAGCAGTTTCGAGGGTGAAGTGCTAAGTTCATCAGATATGGATGTTTCTCAATCTCGAATTGTCTTTAGTACAGAAAGAGATCTAGACCTCTACGAATTAGAGGAACTTTGCGATCGCGTGGGCTGGGCTCGCCGTCCTTTGCGTAAAGTGAAAAAAGCTATCCAACATAGCTTTTTAGTCGTGTCAATGTGGGAAATTAAAGGCAAGAAAAAACGTTTAATCGGTTTTGCTCGTGCTACTTCAGATTGTGCTTTTAATGCAACAATTTGGGACGTAGTAGTCGACCCCGATTTTCAAAGTCAGGGTTTAGGCAAAGCAATGATGAAATATACGATTAAAAAACTTCGTAGCGCAGATATTAGCAATATTACTTTGTTTGCCGATCCTCAAGTAGTTAATTTTTATCGCCGATTAGGATTTATGGTCGATCCAGAAGGAATTAAAGGAATGTTTTGGTATCCTGATTAG
- a CDS encoding M28 family peptidase, translated as MDLKQRLYNHLLEIVRERDPYVASGGHFFVKQYIRQQLSQWGEVEIHEFLVGAKSYENLILNLDSTNQSNLPPILIGAHYDAVPGTPGADDNATGVAVLLELASVFATKPAKYPLRLVAFDLEEYGLLGSTAYAKTLKEANQPLRLMLSLEMLGYCDRNKGSQSYPPGLKYFYPSTGDFITLVGNLSTIPDLMRLSSRIRKHTPCEWLPVFNQGKLVSQTRLSDHSPFWDRGYAAMMMTDTAFLRNPHYHQPSDTIKTLDLDFLTKVCQGLIEGIYSL; from the coding sequence ATGGATTTAAAACAACGTCTTTATAATCATTTATTAGAAATTGTTAGAGAAAGAGATCCCTATGTTGCTTCAGGGGGTCATTTTTTTGTTAAACAATATATTCGTCAACAACTATCTCAATGGGGAGAAGTTGAAATTCATGAATTTCTAGTCGGAGCAAAAAGCTATGAAAATTTAATTCTTAATCTTGATTCAACTAACCAATCTAACTTACCACCTATTTTAATTGGAGCCCATTATGACGCTGTACCAGGAACACCAGGAGCAGATGATAATGCAACAGGAGTCGCTGTTTTATTAGAATTAGCCTCTGTTTTTGCCACCAAACCTGCTAAATATCCGCTTCGATTGGTAGCTTTTGATTTAGAAGAGTACGGTTTACTAGGTAGTACTGCTTACGCCAAAACTCTTAAGGAGGCAAATCAACCCTTGCGATTGATGTTATCGTTAGAAATGTTGGGCTACTGCGATCGCAATAAAGGTTCTCAAAGTTACCCTCCAGGATTAAAATATTTTTACCCTTCAACAGGTGATTTTATTACTTTAGTTGGTAATTTAAGCACTATTCCTGATCTGATGCGTTTAAGCAGTCGGATACGTAAACATACTCCTTGTGAGTGGTTACCAGTTTTCAATCAAGGTAAGTTGGTCAGTCAGACTAGATTAAGCGATCATAGTCCTTTTTGGGATCGAGGGTATGCTGCCATGATGATGACAGATACAGCTTTTTTACGCAATCCTCATTATCATCAACCTAGTGATACGATCAAAACTTTGGATTTAGATTTTTTAACGAAGGTTTGTCAGGGTTTAATTGAAGGGATTTATTCTCTTTGA